Proteins from a single region of Labedella gwakjiensis:
- the aztD gene encoding zinc metallochaperone AztD, with product MNTPRLRRAGVTLLAVGTIATLAACSTSTAPSADTTTTPAAADGRIAVAYEGGILVLDGTTLETVADLGSEEFTRLNPAGDGRHVMVTMSDGFQVLDTGAGTTDEPELTDTIFAADTPGHVVRHGGKTILYADGTSDTTIFDTDALASSDGLPEVETIPGVEAHHGVSVVLEDGTFLTTVGNADGRNGIEVRDASGAVIASNDQCPGVHGEGTAADEAVVFGCEDGALVYRDGEIVKLDAPDQPYGRMGNAYVSESSPIVVGDYKTDPDAEGYLLGAVTLIDTTADTLEVVDLPEGVEYTFRGVARGPDDLAYIIGSDGAIHVLDPETGELTESYPVIDAWESPVEWQDPHPAITVADGIAYVTEPAADSIHAVDLSTGEIVATGELDVTPNEIAVAAG from the coding sequence ATGAATACCCCGCGCCTCCGACGAGCCGGCGTCACGCTGCTCGCTGTCGGCACCATCGCCACCCTCGCGGCCTGTTCGACGAGCACCGCGCCGTCGGCCGACACCACGACGACTCCGGCTGCGGCCGACGGACGGATCGCCGTCGCCTACGAGGGTGGAATCCTCGTCCTCGACGGCACGACCCTCGAGACCGTCGCCGACCTCGGCAGCGAGGAGTTCACGCGCCTCAACCCGGCCGGTGACGGCCGGCACGTCATGGTCACGATGAGCGATGGCTTCCAGGTGCTCGACACCGGTGCCGGTACGACCGACGAACCCGAGCTCACGGACACGATCTTCGCCGCTGATACCCCCGGACACGTCGTCCGCCACGGCGGCAAGACGATCCTCTACGCCGACGGCACGAGCGACACGACGATCTTCGACACCGACGCGCTCGCCTCGTCGGACGGCCTCCCCGAGGTCGAGACCATCCCGGGCGTCGAGGCGCACCACGGTGTGTCCGTCGTGCTCGAGGACGGCACCTTCCTCACGACCGTCGGAAACGCTGACGGACGTAACGGCATCGAGGTGCGCGACGCCTCCGGTGCTGTGATCGCGTCGAACGACCAGTGCCCCGGTGTCCACGGCGAGGGCACGGCGGCCGACGAGGCCGTGGTGTTCGGGTGCGAGGACGGCGCGCTCGTCTACCGCGACGGCGAGATCGTGAAGCTCGACGCCCCCGATCAGCCCTACGGCCGGATGGGCAACGCCTACGTCAGCGAGTCCAGCCCGATCGTGGTCGGCGACTACAAGACCGATCCCGACGCCGAGGGCTACCTCCTCGGCGCGGTCACGCTCATCGACACGACCGCTGACACCCTCGAGGTCGTCGACCTTCCCGAGGGTGTGGAGTACACCTTCCGCGGAGTCGCTCGCGGCCCTGACGACCTCGCGTACATCATCGGTTCGGATGGGGCGATCCACGTTCTCGACCCCGAGACCGGCGAGCTCACGGAGTCCTACCCTGTGATCGACGCATGGGAGTCGCCCGTCGAGTGGCAGGACCCGCACCCCGCCATCACCGTCGCCGACGGCATCGCCTACGTGACGGAGCCGGCCGCGGACAGCATCCACGCGGTCGACCTGAGCACCGGCGAGATCGTC
- the aztA gene encoding zinc ABC transporter ATP-binding protein AztA: MTSITTHSRQRAHLRGVHVDFDGRSALGGVDLDVHAGSTTVIAGPNGAGKSTLLEVLAGTRDPTSGTRSVDGAIAFVPQRTAISDRLPVTVRDVVTVGTWGRTGRWHPLGADGRAAVAEAMARLGITALATHPLASLSGGQRQRALLAQGIARGADLLLLDEPTTGLDSDSAERIRSIMRSEAERGVAVVCVSHDPVVIREADHVVRLADGVRIGE; encoded by the coding sequence ATGACGTCGATCACCACCCACTCGCGGCAGCGGGCTCACCTGCGCGGCGTGCACGTCGACTTCGACGGCCGCAGCGCACTCGGAGGGGTGGATCTCGACGTTCATGCCGGATCGACGACGGTCATCGCAGGACCGAACGGCGCCGGCAAGTCCACTCTCCTCGAGGTACTCGCCGGCACGCGCGACCCGACATCGGGCACACGCTCCGTCGATGGCGCGATCGCCTTCGTGCCGCAACGCACAGCCATCTCCGACCGGCTGCCCGTCACGGTTCGCGACGTCGTCACGGTGGGAACGTGGGGCCGGACGGGACGATGGCACCCGCTCGGCGCCGACGGCCGGGCCGCGGTCGCCGAGGCGATGGCCCGCCTCGGGATCACCGCGCTCGCGACCCACCCGTTAGCGTCCCTCTCGGGCGGTCAGCGTCAACGCGCGCTGCTCGCCCAGGGGATCGCGCGGGGCGCCGACCTCCTCCTCCTCGACGAACCGACCACGGGACTCGACAGCGACAGCGCCGAACGCATCCGCTCGATCATGCGATCGGAGGCCGAGCGGGGCGTCGCCGTCGTGTGCGTTTCACACGATCCCGTCGTGATCCGCGAGGCCGATCACGTCGTGCGCCTCGCCGACGGGGTGCGGATCGGGGAGTGA
- the aztC gene encoding zinc ABC transporter substrate-binding protein AztC, producing MNRNVLRATLATTATAIAVVLSFAGCSPAGDDRPLVIVSTNILGDVVGELVGGEAEVVTLMKPNADPHSFEISAQEAARVRSADLVVSNGLGLEEGLQQHLDAAAADGVETFVAGDAIDVLDYSEGDAEGSPDSHFWTDPARMIDVVDALEPVLAELEGADPGVVSEHTAAYRAELEDLDAEMVAAFAAIPEERRALVTNHHVFGYLADRFDFDVVGAVIPGGTTLAAPSASDLADLVEAVEETGVPTIFAESSSPDRLVQALASEADIRVDVVELFTESLTGPDGGAPDYLTMMRVNTERIATGLSR from the coding sequence GTGAACCGGAACGTTCTGCGCGCGACGCTGGCCACCACTGCGACGGCCATCGCCGTGGTGCTCTCCTTCGCGGGGTGTTCGCCAGCCGGAGACGACCGTCCCCTCGTGATCGTCTCGACGAACATCCTCGGCGACGTCGTCGGCGAACTCGTCGGCGGCGAGGCGGAGGTCGTCACCCTCATGAAGCCGAACGCCGACCCGCACTCGTTCGAGATCTCCGCGCAGGAGGCCGCCCGCGTGCGCTCGGCCGACCTCGTCGTCTCGAACGGGCTCGGGCTCGAGGAAGGCCTGCAGCAGCACCTCGACGCCGCGGCCGCCGACGGCGTGGAGACGTTCGTCGCCGGCGACGCCATCGACGTCCTCGATTACAGCGAGGGCGACGCGGAGGGGAGTCCGGACTCGCACTTCTGGACCGATCCCGCGCGCATGATCGACGTGGTCGACGCGCTCGAGCCGGTGCTCGCCGAGCTCGAGGGTGCGGATCCGGGTGTCGTCTCCGAGCACACGGCCGCCTATCGTGCGGAGCTCGAGGACCTCGACGCGGAGATGGTCGCGGCCTTCGCCGCGATCCCCGAGGAGCGCCGGGCGCTCGTCACCAACCACCACGTCTTCGGTTACCTCGCCGACCGCTTCGATTTCGACGTCGTCGGGGCCGTCATCCCCGGCGGTACGACCCTCGCGGCCCCGTCCGCCTCCGATCTCGCCGACCTCGTCGAGGCCGTCGAGGAGACCGGGGTGCCCACGATCTTCGCGGAGTCCTCGTCGCCAGACCGGCTCGTCCAGGCGCTCGCGAGCGAGGCCGATATCCGCGTCGACGTCGTCGAGCTGTTCACGGAGTCCCTCACGGGACCCGACGGCGGCGCCCCCGACTACCTGACCATGATGCGCGTCAACACGGAGCGCATCGCAACAGGGCTCTCTCGCTGA
- a CDS encoding TetR/AcrR family transcriptional regulator: protein MSPDVETVHPAADSDRRRRTRERLMDAAFDVFAEAGVHAASVEAICERAGFSRGAFYSNFESKEELFFALSDREVDSTLLKASDLAREVLPATPADDDDVVAEVVRTMITFVGGEANWHRIVAEYRLLAMRDGVVAARYVDFSRRLNDRVVELLQTVTLGAGLRFVGDLQLISRTLLALFGAITEDRLLVGVAGDVSVEDSLAFDAIVAYVHLVTEPDD, encoded by the coding sequence ATGTCCCCTGACGTCGAGACCGTGCACCCCGCCGCCGACTCCGATCGACGGCGCCGCACGCGCGAGCGTCTGATGGACGCGGCCTTCGATGTCTTCGCAGAGGCCGGAGTGCACGCGGCATCCGTCGAGGCCATCTGCGAACGGGCCGGCTTCTCCCGAGGCGCCTTCTATTCCAATTTCGAATCGAAGGAGGAGCTGTTCTTCGCACTCTCCGATCGCGAGGTGGACAGCACTCTCCTCAAGGCGTCGGACCTCGCGAGGGAGGTACTGCCGGCGACACCCGCCGACGACGATGATGTGGTCGCGGAGGTCGTCCGCACCATGATCACGTTCGTCGGTGGCGAGGCGAACTGGCACCGGATCGTCGCCGAGTACCGCCTGCTCGCCATGCGCGACGGCGTCGTCGCTGCCCGCTACGTGGACTTCTCCCGGCGACTCAACGATCGCGTGGTCGAGCTCCTGCAGACCGTCACGCTCGGCGCGGGGCTGCGTTTCGTCGGCGATCTGCAGCTCATCTCCCGCACCCTGCTCGCCCTCTTCGGGGCCATCACGGAGGACCGTCTCCTCGTGGGAGTGGCCGGTGACGTCTCCGTCGAGGACTCGCTCGCCTTCGACGCGATCGTCGCGTACGTGCACCTCGTGACCGAGCCTGACGACTGA
- a CDS encoding ABC transporter, which yields MHLRHTTSALLLGALAFGLSACAPGPAAPTSDETGSEGAAGDGHGAVANAAELSEPRLGLTSIDPMGSVSHLDLLDETVTEIGSIGAPEAMTTDGRYLFAQTDAGLEIVDSGVWTWDHVDHFHYYRADPRLIGTVEGGGEATVATTNLSTTGGTGVFFAESGEAVLLDTEALSKGAISELFRLTAEPGAGMVVPVGSFALVTEGTGASTAVVGYTSEGRKTGLVEACPHAAGTITTRVGAVIGCGDGALLASVEDDELVVERIPYPADTTAPAATAFDNREGRPTVAGLAGDEGVWLLDTRERSWTLLPAPAPLVHVTAVDDEDENVLALTEDGRVLVLDAVGSVIAETAPLVDASLADGWTPALVADQQRAYLSAPSERQLYEIDYADGARIARTFETATEPLFTAETGR from the coding sequence GTGCACCTCCGCCACACCACGTCCGCTCTCCTCCTCGGCGCGCTCGCGTTCGGACTCTCCGCATGCGCGCCCGGCCCCGCCGCCCCGACCTCGGACGAGACGGGCTCAGAGGGGGCGGCCGGTGACGGGCATGGAGCGGTCGCGAACGCCGCGGAGCTCTCCGAACCGCGGCTCGGACTCACCTCGATCGATCCGATGGGGTCGGTCTCGCATCTGGATCTCCTGGACGAGACCGTCACCGAGATCGGCAGTATCGGGGCTCCGGAGGCGATGACGACCGACGGTCGCTACCTGTTCGCGCAGACGGACGCCGGCCTCGAGATCGTCGACAGCGGTGTGTGGACGTGGGATCACGTGGACCACTTCCACTACTACCGGGCCGACCCGCGGCTGATCGGCACGGTCGAGGGCGGCGGCGAGGCGACCGTCGCCACCACGAACCTGTCGACCACGGGCGGCACGGGGGTCTTCTTCGCCGAATCCGGCGAGGCCGTGCTGCTCGACACCGAGGCGCTCTCGAAGGGAGCGATCTCGGAGTTGTTCCGGCTCACGGCCGAGCCCGGCGCGGGGATGGTCGTACCCGTCGGATCGTTCGCGCTCGTCACGGAGGGCACGGGTGCCTCGACGGCCGTCGTCGGCTACACCTCCGAGGGGCGGAAGACCGGTCTCGTGGAGGCGTGCCCTCACGCTGCCGGCACCATCACCACCCGCGTGGGTGCCGTCATCGGGTGCGGAGACGGGGCGCTGCTCGCGTCGGTGGAGGACGACGAGCTCGTCGTGGAGCGGATCCCGTACCCCGCCGATACGACCGCCCCGGCCGCGACGGCGTTCGACAATCGCGAGGGCCGCCCCACCGTCGCGGGCCTCGCCGGGGACGAGGGCGTCTGGCTGCTCGATACCCGTGAGCGCTCGTGGACCCTGCTGCCCGCACCGGCCCCGCTCGTGCACGTGACGGCCGTCGACGACGAGGACGAGAACGTGCTCGCTCTCACCGAGGACGGCCGCGTGCTCGTCCTCGACGCCGTCGGCTCCGTCATCGCCGAGACCGCCCCCCTCGTCGATGCGTCGCTCGCCGACGGCTGGACTCCCGCGCTCGTCGCCGACCAGCAGCGGGCCTACCTCAGCGCCCCTTCGGAGCGGCAGCTGTACGAGATCGACTACGCCGACGGCGCGCGCATCGCGCGCACGTTCGAGACCGCCACCGAGCCGCTCTTCACGGCCGAGACGGGACGGTGA
- a CDS encoding MMPL family transporter — protein sequence MSSLLYSLGRWAFRTRKTVVAIWIILLALVGGSALLFNQGTDNGVSIPGTESQEALDRLATTFPQVSGATAQIVVEVPSGSSVRDDDVEGPVEDAIASLEDLKQVDSATSPYDGTVDDTISDDSRAAIVSIQFDGPSGDITETTKDDVSTIAATLADDLPDGVKSALGGQLYSTSFPAFTITEVIGILVALVVLMLTFGSAIAAGIPLMTALLGVAISIAFIYISTAFGTVSSTTPMLALMLGLAVGIDYALFIISRHQDNLKRGMDPEESAAQSVATAGSAVIFAGLTVIIALVGLSVANIPFLTVMGVAAAVGVAVAVIISLTLIPAILGIARMRIVPKRVRRKIEEQGAHDPLAHVSSDHEAVKPNRFFHGWVKAATRWPIVTIVVVVGAVALLALPAMGLRLALPDAGALPEDDQARIAYDMVSDNFGEGYNGPLIVTGSIVESTDPLGLMDDLKSEIEDLDGVAAVPLATPNATADTGIIQVIPEGSPDSEETKALVAEIRGLHQHFLDEYDVDLSVTGFTAVGIDVSDRLGGALLPFGILVVGLSLILLTMVFRSIWVPVTAALGYLLSVLASFGVVALVFEDGVGADLLHVANTGPVISFMPIILMGVLFGLAMDYEVFLVARMREDYVHSGDARRSITTGFLGSAKVVTAAAIIMFAVFAAFVPEGDTNIKPIALGLATGVFIDAFVVRMTLMPAVLTLLGDRAWWIPKKLDKVLPRFDVEGEGIHQELALRDFPAPGADVAIAAQGVRVADDDTTIVSDLSLVVPVGGSLVLQGPSPLTVSAALLTLTGRLEPTEGKLKVAGLPLPVRASGARSRTGYVDLARSEDPVVALRRAVAERPSILAVDGIDAISDTRVRAQLRDLLASTSGAPSRRGGPTALLLGTTGDTADVLSAPGATHRLAEPGAAPDPSAHSRHAGTQVRA from the coding sequence GTGTCCTCACTGCTGTATTCGCTCGGCCGCTGGGCGTTCCGCACCCGAAAGACCGTCGTCGCGATCTGGATCATCCTGCTCGCGCTCGTGGGCGGCTCCGCGCTCCTGTTCAACCAGGGCACCGACAACGGGGTCTCGATCCCGGGCACCGAGTCGCAGGAGGCGCTCGATCGCCTCGCGACGACGTTCCCCCAGGTGAGCGGTGCGACGGCTCAGATCGTCGTCGAGGTGCCGTCCGGCTCGAGCGTGCGGGACGACGACGTCGAGGGACCCGTCGAGGACGCCATCGCGAGCCTCGAGGACCTGAAGCAGGTCGACAGCGCCACCTCGCCGTACGACGGCACGGTCGACGACACCATCTCCGACGACTCGCGCGCGGCGATCGTGTCGATCCAGTTCGACGGCCCGTCCGGCGACATCACCGAGACGACGAAGGACGACGTCTCGACGATCGCCGCGACCCTCGCAGACGACCTGCCCGACGGTGTGAAATCCGCCCTCGGCGGCCAGCTCTACAGCACGTCGTTCCCCGCGTTCACGATCACCGAGGTGATCGGCATCCTCGTGGCGCTCGTGGTGCTCATGCTCACGTTCGGCTCGGCGATCGCCGCCGGCATCCCCCTCATGACGGCGCTCCTCGGCGTCGCCATCTCGATCGCCTTCATCTACATCTCCACGGCCTTCGGCACGGTCTCGTCGACGACCCCCATGCTCGCGCTCATGCTCGGACTCGCGGTGGGGATCGACTACGCGCTGTTCATCATCTCGAGGCATCAGGACAACCTGAAACGCGGCATGGATCCGGAGGAGTCGGCCGCCCAGTCGGTGGCCACGGCGGGCTCCGCCGTGATCTTCGCCGGCCTCACCGTGATCATCGCCCTCGTGGGGCTCTCGGTCGCCAACATCCCGTTCCTCACCGTCATGGGCGTCGCCGCGGCGGTCGGTGTGGCTGTCGCCGTGATCATCTCCCTCACGCTCATTCCCGCCATCCTCGGCATCGCCCGCATGCGGATCGTGCCGAAGCGGGTGCGGCGGAAGATCGAGGAACAGGGTGCGCACGACCCGCTCGCGCACGTCTCCTCCGACCACGAGGCCGTGAAGCCGAACCGCTTCTTCCACGGCTGGGTGAAGGCCGCCACGCGGTGGCCGATCGTCACGATCGTCGTCGTCGTGGGTGCTGTCGCTCTTCTCGCCCTGCCCGCCATGGGTCTCCGGCTCGCCCTCCCGGACGCCGGAGCGCTCCCGGAGGACGATCAGGCGCGCATCGCCTACGACATGGTCTCCGACAACTTCGGCGAGGGCTACAACGGTCCGCTCATCGTCACCGGCTCGATCGTCGAGAGCACCGATCCGCTCGGCCTCATGGACGACCTCAAGAGCGAGATCGAAGACCTCGACGGCGTCGCCGCCGTGCCGCTCGCCACCCCGAACGCCACAGCCGACACGGGCATCATCCAGGTGATCCCCGAAGGCTCGCCGGACTCCGAGGAGACGAAGGCGCTCGTCGCCGAGATCCGCGGGCTGCACCAGCACTTCCTCGACGAATACGACGTCGACCTCTCCGTGACCGGGTTCACCGCCGTCGGCATCGACGTCTCCGACCGACTCGGCGGAGCGCTCCTGCCCTTCGGAATCCTCGTCGTCGGACTCTCCCTCATCCTCCTCACGATGGTGTTCCGCTCCATCTGGGTCCCCGTCACGGCGGCCCTCGGCTACCTGCTCTCGGTGCTCGCGTCCTTCGGCGTCGTCGCCCTCGTGTTCGAGGACGGGGTGGGAGCAGACCTCCTCCACGTCGCGAACACCGGGCCGGTGATCAGCTTCATGCCGATCATCCTCATGGGTGTGCTCTTCGGCCTCGCGATGGACTACGAGGTGTTCCTCGTGGCCCGCATGCGGGAGGACTACGTGCACTCCGGCGACGCGAGGCGGTCGATCACGACAGGCTTCCTCGGCTCCGCCAAGGTCGTCACGGCCGCCGCGATCATCATGTTCGCGGTCTTCGCCGCCTTCGTCCCCGAGGGCGACACGAACATCAAGCCCATCGCGCTCGGACTCGCCACGGGCGTGTTCATCGACGCCTTCGTCGTGCGCATGACGTTGATGCCGGCGGTCCTCACGCTGCTCGGCGACCGCGCCTGGTGGATCCCGAAGAAGCTCGACAAGGTCCTCCCCCGCTTCGACGTGGAGGGCGAGGGCATCCACCAGGAGCTCGCCCTGCGCGACTTCCCCGCGCCCGGCGCCGACGTGGCGATCGCCGCGCAGGGCGTGCGTGTGGCGGACGACGACACCACGATCGTCTCCGACCTCTCCCTCGTGGTGCCTGTCGGCGGTTCACTCGTCCTCCAGGGCCCGTCGCCCCTCACCGTCTCGGCGGCCCTCCTGACACTCACGGGCCGGCTCGAGCCCACCGAGGGCAAGCTCAAGGTGGCCGGCCTGCCGTTGCCCGTCCGGGCGAGCGGCGCGCGCTCGCGCACCGGTTACGTCGACCTCGCGCGATCGGAGGACCCGGTCGTCGCCCTGCGACGCGCGGTCGCCGAGCGGCCATCGATCCTGGCCGTCGACGGCATCGACGCGATCTCCGACACGCGCGTGCGCGCCCAGCTCCGCGATCTCCTCGCGAGCACGAGCGGTGCACCGTCGCGACGAGGCGGGCCCACGGCGCTCCTCCTCGGAACCACCGGCGACACCGCCGACGTGCTGTCCGCGCCCGGCGCCACCCACCGACTCGCGGAGCCCGGGGCCGCCCCCGATCCGTCCGCACACTCCCGACACGCAGGAACGCAGGTACGCGCATGA
- the aztB gene encoding zinc ABC transporter permease AztB: protein MPFPIVGILEPFTLDFLQRALVGGALVAVLCGVVGTWVVIRGMAFLGEALAHGMLPGVALATVLGMPVLVGGAVSAVAMSVGIAALQRRARLSYDTSIGMLFVAMLALGVIVISHSGSFATDATSILFGDILAITALDIALLAIAALAGIALAAAFHRPLVALALDTRIAAVLGLGPRSAQAVLVGLVTLAVVASYQAVGSLLVVGLLLAPAVAAAQWTTRIPTRMVLAAVLGVVSVFVGLLISWHAATAAGASVAATAIAVAGLSWAARASLTAFRPRRLQIPVPA, encoded by the coding sequence ATGCCCTTCCCGATCGTCGGAATCCTCGAGCCGTTCACGCTCGACTTCCTCCAGCGCGCCCTCGTGGGTGGAGCGCTCGTCGCCGTGCTCTGCGGTGTCGTGGGCACGTGGGTCGTGATCCGCGGAATGGCCTTCCTCGGCGAGGCCCTGGCGCACGGCATGCTGCCGGGCGTCGCGCTCGCGACGGTTCTCGGAATGCCCGTGCTCGTCGGTGGGGCGGTCAGCGCCGTCGCGATGAGTGTCGGGATCGCGGCCCTGCAACGCCGTGCCCGGCTCTCCTACGACACGAGCATCGGCATGCTCTTCGTCGCGATGCTGGCGCTCGGCGTCATCGTCATCTCCCACTCGGGCAGCTTCGCGACCGACGCGACGTCGATCCTCTTCGGCGACATCCTCGCGATCACGGCACTCGACATCGCGCTTCTCGCGATCGCGGCGCTCGCCGGGATCGCGCTCGCCGCCGCCTTCCACCGGCCGCTCGTGGCGCTCGCGCTCGACACCCGGATCGCAGCCGTGCTCGGTCTCGGTCCGCGCTCAGCCCAGGCCGTGCTCGTCGGCCTCGTGACCCTCGCGGTCGTCGCGTCCTATCAGGCCGTCGGCTCGCTCCTCGTGGTCGGGCTGCTCCTCGCGCCGGCGGTCGCCGCCGCGCAGTGGACCACGCGCATCCCCACTCGGATGGTGCTCGCCGCCGTGCTCGGTGTCGTCTCGGTGTTCGTCGGGCTGCTGATCTCCTGGCATGCGGCGACGGCAGCCGGGGCATCGGTGGCGGCGACCGCCATAGCCGTCGCGGGTCTGTCGTGGGCCGCGCGCGCGTCGCTCACGGCGTTCCGACCGCGACGCCTGCAGATCCCCGTGCCGGCTTAA